The proteins below are encoded in one region of Neisseria bacilliformis:
- the ettA gene encoding energy-dependent translational throttle protein EttA, protein MSQQYVYSMLRVSKVVPPQKTIIKDISLSFFPGAKIGLLGLNGAGKSTVLRIMAGVDKEFEGEAVPMGGIKIGYLPQEPELDPEKTVREEVESGLGEVAAAQKRLEEVYAEYANPDADFDALAEEQGRLEAIIAAGSSTGGGAEHELEIAADALRLPEWDAKIGNLSGGEKRRVALCKLLLSKPDMLLLDEPTNHLDAESVEWLEQFLVRFPGTVVAVTHDRYFLDNAAEWILELDRGHGIPWKGNYSSWLEQKEKRLENEAKSEAARVKAMKQELEWVRQNAKGRQAKSKARLARFEEMSNYEYQKRNETQEIFIPVAERLGNEVVEFVNVSKSFGDKVLIDDLSFKVPAGAIVGIIGPNGAGKSTLFKMISGKEQPDSGEVKIGQTVKMSLIDQSREGLQNDKTVFDNIAEGRDILQVGQFEIPARQYLGRFNFKGSDQSKIAGQLSGGERGRLHLAKTLLSGGNVLLLDEPSNDLDVETLRALEDALLEFAGSVMVISHDRWFLDRIATHILACEGDSKWVFFDGNYQEYEADKKRRLGEEGAKPKRIRYKPVTR, encoded by the coding sequence ATGTCCCAACAATACGTCTATTCCATGCTGCGCGTGAGCAAAGTCGTGCCGCCGCAGAAAACCATCATCAAAGACATTTCCCTCTCGTTTTTCCCCGGCGCGAAAATCGGCCTGCTCGGCCTGAACGGCGCGGGCAAATCCACCGTTTTGCGGATTATGGCGGGTGTGGACAAAGAATTTGAAGGCGAAGCCGTGCCGATGGGCGGCATCAAAATCGGCTATCTGCCGCAAGAGCCGGAGCTTGATCCTGAAAAAACCGTGCGTGAGGAAGTGGAAAGCGGTTTGGGAGAAGTGGCCGCCGCGCAGAAACGTTTGGAAGAAGTGTATGCCGAGTATGCCAATCCCGATGCGGATTTTGACGCGCTGGCGGAAGAGCAGGGCCGCTTGGAAGCGATTATCGCGGCGGGTTCGTCCACAGGCGGCGGTGCGGAACATGAATTGGAAATCGCCGCCGATGCGCTGCGTCTGCCGGAATGGGATGCCAAAATCGGCAATTTGTCCGGCGGTGAAAAACGCCGTGTTGCTTTGTGCAAACTCTTGTTGAGCAAGCCCGACATGCTGCTGCTGGACGAGCCGACCAACCACTTGGATGCGGAATCGGTGGAATGGCTGGAGCAATTTTTGGTGCGCTTCCCCGGTACAGTCGTTGCGGTAACACACGACCGCTACTTCCTCGACAACGCCGCCGAATGGATTTTGGAACTCGACCGCGGCCACGGTATTCCTTGGAAAGGCAATTACTCGTCTTGGCTGGAGCAGAAAGAAAAACGCTTAGAAAACGAGGCGAAATCCGAAGCCGCGCGCGTGAAGGCGATGAAGCAGGAATTGGAATGGGTGCGCCAAAATGCCAAAGGCCGCCAAGCCAAGTCTAAAGCGCGTTTGGCGCGTTTTGAGGAAATGAGCAACTACGAATACCAAAAACGCAATGAAACGCAGGAAATCTTCATTCCCGTCGCCGAGCGTTTGGGTAACGAAGTGGTTGAATTTGTGAACGTTTCCAAATCGTTCGGCGACAAAGTGCTGATTGACGATTTGAGCTTCAAAGTGCCTGCGGGCGCGATTGTCGGCATCATCGGCCCGAACGGCGCGGGTAAATCGACGCTGTTTAAAATGATTTCGGGCAAGGAGCAGCCCGATTCGGGCGAAGTGAAAATCGGGCAAACCGTGAAAATGAGCCTGATCGACCAAAGCCGCGAGGGTTTGCAAAACGACAAAACCGTGTTCGACAACATTGCCGAAGGCCGCGACATTTTGCAGGTCGGACAGTTTGAAATCCCCGCCCGCCAATATTTGGGACGCTTCAATTTCAAAGGCAGCGACCAAAGCAAAATCGCGGGGCAGCTTTCCGGCGGCGAACGCGGACGTTTGCACTTGGCAAAAACCTTGTTGAGCGGCGGCAATGTCTTGCTGCTGGACGAACCGTCCAACGACCTCGACGTGGAAACCCTGCGCGCGCTGGAAGATGCGTTGCTGGAATTTGCCGGCAGCGTAATGGTGATTTCGCACGACCGCTGGTTCCTCGACCGCATCGCCACGCATATTCTGGCGTGCGAAGGCGATTCGAAATGGGTGTTCTTCGACGGCAACTATCAGGAATATGAAGCCGATAAAAAACGCCGACTCGGCGAAGAAGGCGCGAAACCGAAACGCATCAGATACAAACCAGTAACGCGCTGA
- a CDS encoding sulfite exporter TauE/SafE family protein: protein MWTFETVAVMLAAGSLAGVVAGMFGVGGGTILVPLVLWVLQIQGVEGFAYAQHTAVGTSFAVMVFTSFSSALSQHRKGAVDWRILKSMIPGVLLGVAAGALVSRHLPNKGLQVFFALFAAVIAVRSLAGIKPVPSRQLPGRGGLFSAGSLFGLLSSWIGIGGGSLTVPFLTFCNVPVHRAIGTSAALGWPIALAGALGYWYAGIGAAGLPAGSAGFVYLPAVAVLAVATLLSAPLGVRLSHRLPAARLKQGFGILLLLIALRMAWKIVAG from the coding sequence ATGTGGACGTTTGAAACAGTGGCGGTGATGCTGGCGGCGGGGTCGCTGGCGGGGGTGGTGGCCGGGATGTTCGGCGTGGGCGGCGGCACGATTCTGGTGCCGCTGGTGTTGTGGGTGTTGCAGATTCAGGGTGTGGAGGGGTTCGCCTACGCGCAGCACACGGCGGTGGGAACGTCGTTTGCGGTGATGGTGTTCACCTCGTTTTCCAGCGCACTGTCGCAGCACCGCAAAGGCGCGGTGGACTGGCGGATTCTGAAAAGCATGATTCCGGGCGTGCTGCTGGGGGTGGCGGCGGGTGCGCTGGTGTCGCGCCATTTGCCGAACAAGGGCTTGCAGGTGTTTTTCGCGCTGTTTGCCGCCGTGATCGCCGTGCGCTCTCTGGCGGGAATCAAGCCTGTGCCCTCGCGCCAGCTTCCCGGGCGCGGCGGCCTGTTTTCGGCGGGCAGCCTGTTCGGCCTTTTGTCGAGTTGGATCGGTATCGGCGGCGGCTCGCTCACTGTGCCGTTTCTCACCTTCTGCAATGTGCCGGTGCACCGCGCCATCGGCACGTCGGCGGCCTTGGGCTGGCCGATCGCGCTGGCGGGGGCTTTGGGCTATTGGTATGCGGGCATCGGTGCGGCGGGTCTGCCCGCAGGCTCGGCGGGCTTTGTCTATCTGCCGGCGGTGGCGGTGTTGGCGGTGGCCACGCTGCTGTCCGCGCCGCTGGGGGTGCGTCTTTCCCACCGCTTACCCGCCGCGCGTTTGAAACAGGGCTTCGGCATCCTGCTGCTGCTGATTGCGCTGCGCATGGCGTGGAAGATTGTGGCGGGGTAG
- the rfaD gene encoding ADP-glyceromanno-heptose 6-epimerase, with amino-acid sequence MSIIVTGAVGFIGSNIVKALNARGITDIVAVDNLTNGQKFKNLADCDIAHYLDKHEFIRQVREHVFPFEAEAVFHEGACSDTMNHDGRYMMDNNYQYTLDLFDWCQDERTPFLYASSAAVYGRGEVFCEERALEEPLNVYGYSKFLFDQVLRRRMEEGLTAQAAGFRYFNVYGAREQHKGRMASVAFHHFHQYRERGFVELFGSYDGYPAGGQSRDFVSVEDVAKVNLFFLDHPERSGIFNLGTGRSQSFNELAAATVNACRALEGKEALGLEDLVAQGLIRYTEFPDALKGRYQSFTQADISRLREAGYADEFLTVEEGVSRYVQWLAAR; translated from the coding sequence ATGAGCATCATCGTAACCGGCGCGGTCGGCTTTATCGGCAGCAACATCGTCAAAGCACTCAACGCGCGCGGCATCACCGACATCGTCGCCGTGGACAACCTCACCAACGGCCAAAAATTCAAAAACCTCGCCGACTGCGACATCGCCCACTATCTCGACAAACACGAATTTATCCGCCAGGTGCGCGAGCACGTTTTCCCCTTCGAGGCCGAAGCCGTGTTCCACGAGGGCGCGTGTTCCGACACCATGAACCACGACGGCCGCTACATGATGGACAACAACTACCAGTACACGCTGGATTTGTTCGACTGGTGTCAGGACGAGCGCACTCCGTTTCTCTACGCGTCCAGCGCGGCGGTGTACGGCCGGGGCGAAGTGTTCTGCGAAGAACGCGCCCTCGAAGAGCCGCTGAACGTGTACGGCTATTCCAAATTCCTGTTCGACCAGGTATTGCGCCGCCGCATGGAGGAAGGCCTGACCGCGCAGGCGGCGGGCTTCCGCTATTTCAACGTGTACGGCGCGCGCGAGCAGCACAAAGGCCGCATGGCCTCCGTGGCCTTCCACCATTTCCACCAATACCGCGAACGGGGCTTCGTCGAACTGTTCGGCAGCTACGACGGCTACCCCGCCGGCGGCCAGAGCCGCGATTTCGTCAGCGTGGAAGACGTGGCCAAAGTCAACCTGTTTTTCCTCGACCACCCCGAACGCTCGGGCATTTTCAATCTCGGCACCGGCCGCAGCCAGAGTTTCAACGAGCTGGCCGCCGCCACGGTAAACGCCTGCCGCGCCCTCGAAGGCAAGGAAGCACTCGGCCTGGAAGACTTAGTCGCGCAGGGGTTGATCCGCTACACCGAGTTCCCCGACGCGCTCAAAGGACGCTACCAGAGTTTCACCCAAGCCGACATCTCCCGCCTGCGCGAAGCGGGCTACGCCGACGAATTCCTCACCGTGGAAGAGGGCGTGTCGCGCTATGTGCAATGGCTGGCGGCGCGTTGA
- a CDS encoding pyridoxamine 5'-phosphate oxidase family protein translates to MPPFPANIAAFFAANHVVSIAAAHAGEVWSACCFYVFDADAARLIVLTSQNTRHGAMMAASPRIAATIAGQPEGFTQISGIQLAARARILAGEERKAALAQYTAAHPMAKAMALKTDVWALDLDSVKYTDNKLVFAQKTRWQREG, encoded by the coding sequence ATGCCGCCGTTTCCCGCCAACATCGCCGCCTTTTTCGCCGCCAACCATGTGGTCAGCATCGCCGCCGCCCATGCGGGCGAAGTGTGGAGCGCGTGCTGTTTTTACGTGTTTGACGCGGATGCCGCCCGCCTGATCGTGCTCACCTCGCAAAACACCCGCCACGGCGCGATGATGGCCGCCAGCCCGCGCATCGCCGCCACCATCGCCGGCCAGCCGGAGGGTTTCACACAAATCAGCGGCATCCAGCTCGCCGCCCGCGCCCGCATCCTCGCGGGCGAAGAACGCAAAGCCGCCCTCGCGCAATACACCGCCGCCCACCCGATGGCCAAGGCAATGGCCTTGAAAACCGACGTGTGGGCATTGGATTTGGACAGCGTGAAATACACCGACAACAAGCTGGTGTTCGCACAGAAAACACGCTGGCAGCGGGAAGGTTAG
- a CDS encoding sulfate adenylyltransferase subunit 1: MTAPVLRFITAGSVDDGKSTLIGRLLYDSKALLSDHAAKLEAAAQNGQTPDFAALTDGLAAEREQGITIDVAYRYFATARRKFIIADTPGHEQYTRNMVTGASTADAAVVLIDATRVTLSDGLANLLPQTKRHSAILKLLGTPHIIAAVNKLDLLGFDENVYQKIAAAYRTLAAQLGITAQIHFIPISALGGDNIVSRSANTPWYQGEALLPLLENLPARESSSANFPAHFPVQRVLRQDGSSSDDFRGYQGRLEAGRLNTGGEVKILPSGKTARIAQIHSLNGQTDTARAGDVLTITLDTDIDISRGDTIVSASSPTAPQQKIEAALCWFDDAPLNPARRYLLKHTTRTVPAKIKAVRHVWDVNTLRAGQADTLNINDIGLVEIALQQPIAATAYAENPATGAFILIDEATNHTAAAGMIRAANAEADGFVI; encoded by the coding sequence ATGACCGCACCCGTACTCCGCTTTATCACCGCCGGCAGCGTTGACGACGGCAAATCCACCCTCATCGGACGTCTGCTTTATGACAGCAAAGCCCTGCTCTCCGACCACGCCGCCAAACTCGAAGCCGCCGCGCAAAACGGCCAAACCCCCGACTTCGCCGCGCTCACCGACGGCCTTGCCGCCGAGCGCGAGCAGGGCATCACCATCGACGTGGCCTACCGCTACTTCGCCACCGCCCGCCGCAAATTCATCATCGCCGACACCCCGGGGCACGAACAATACACCCGCAACATGGTTACAGGCGCGTCCACCGCCGATGCCGCCGTCGTCCTGATTGACGCGACCCGCGTAACGCTTTCAGACGGCCTTGCCAATCTGCTGCCCCAAACCAAACGCCACAGTGCCATCCTCAAACTCTTGGGCACACCGCACATCATCGCCGCCGTCAACAAACTCGACCTGCTCGGTTTCGACGAAAACGTTTACCAAAAAATCGCCGCCGCCTACCGCACCCTTGCCGCCCAGCTCGGCATCACCGCGCAAATCCACTTCATCCCCATCAGCGCATTGGGCGGCGACAACATCGTCAGCCGCAGCGCAAACACCCCGTGGTATCAGGGCGAAGCACTGTTGCCGCTGTTGGAAAACCTGCCCGCACGCGAAAGCAGCAGCGCAAACTTCCCCGCACACTTCCCCGTGCAGCGTGTATTGCGCCAAGACGGCAGCAGCAGCGACGACTTTCGCGGCTATCAAGGCCGGCTCGAAGCAGGCCGTCTGAACACCGGCGGCGAAGTGAAAATCCTGCCCTCGGGCAAAACCGCCCGCATCGCCCAAATCCACAGCCTGAACGGCCAAACCGACACCGCCCGCGCAGGCGACGTGCTCACCATCACGCTCGACACCGACATCGACATCTCGCGCGGCGACACCATCGTCTCCGCAAGCAGCCCAACCGCGCCGCAGCAAAAAATCGAAGCCGCCCTGTGCTGGTTTGACGACGCGCCGCTCAACCCCGCCCGCCGCTACCTGCTCAAACACACCACCCGCACCGTACCCGCCAAAATCAAAGCCGTGCGCCATGTGTGGGACGTGAACACCCTGCGTGCAGGACAGGCCGACACGCTGAACATCAACGACATCGGCCTCGTCGAAATCGCCCTGCAACAGCCCATCGCCGCCACCGCCTACGCCGAAAACCCCGCCACAGGCGCGTTCATCCTTATCGACGAAGCCACCAACCACACCGCCGCCGCCGGCATGATCCGCGCCGCAAACGCAGAGGCCGACGGGTTTGTGATTTGA
- a CDS encoding paraquat-inducible protein A — protein MPEQAAKSLRRWRRRGFLRRVAMPAHVIDCPECGLRTAVPELKQGHQADCPRCGHELLRVENAPFLMPIALAAATLMLLLCVYGSMFLTVSTVGVYERLTLPFMLNILILQDFGFLAEVMFVFTFGLPLLFLLLCLYVYGALQIARPLPGLIAATRTMVRLREWVMADVFLISTLVAYIKLGDVVRVEFGAAFWLMFPMVLLLLRTTLAVPEHWVYYQIHLLHGHTTIWPDNAGKICCSRCRCFRPAGEAECAVCGTALFARRPHSLRLSLAFLIAAAVFYIPANTLPIMISSNPTVTEISTIMGGIMFMWDSGDHAIAAIIFCASIMIPVLKIGIMAVLLLCARFGVPWPVEKVSLLYRITEKIGRWSMIDIFVVIILMSAFHTPIARVTPGPASLYFCLVVLLTMLSAHYFDPRLLWDKCGANGEPNINRP, from the coding sequence ATGCCCGAGCAAGCCGCCAAATCCCTGCGCCGCTGGCGGCGGCGCGGCTTCCTGCGCCGCGTCGCCATGCCCGCCCACGTCATCGACTGCCCCGAATGCGGGCTGCGCACCGCCGTGCCCGAACTCAAACAGGGGCATCAGGCCGACTGTCCGCGCTGCGGCCACGAGCTGCTGCGCGTGGAAAACGCGCCCTTCCTGATGCCCATCGCGCTGGCCGCCGCCACCCTGATGCTGCTGCTGTGCGTGTACGGCAGCATGTTTCTCACCGTGTCCACCGTGGGCGTGTACGAGCGGCTCACCCTGCCTTTTATGTTGAACATACTGATTTTGCAGGATTTCGGCTTTCTGGCGGAGGTGATGTTCGTCTTCACCTTCGGCCTGCCGCTTTTGTTTTTGCTGCTGTGCCTGTATGTGTACGGCGCGTTGCAGATCGCCCGCCCGCTGCCCGGCCTGATTGCCGCCACGCGCACCATGGTGCGCCTGCGCGAGTGGGTGATGGCCGATGTGTTCCTCATCTCCACGCTGGTGGCCTACATCAAGCTGGGCGACGTGGTGCGCGTCGAATTCGGCGCGGCCTTCTGGCTGATGTTTCCGATGGTGCTGCTGCTGCTGCGCACCACCCTGGCCGTGCCCGAACACTGGGTTTACTACCAAATCCACCTGCTGCACGGCCACACCACCATCTGGCCGGACAACGCGGGCAAAATCTGTTGCAGCCGCTGCCGCTGCTTCCGCCCCGCCGGCGAGGCCGAATGCGCCGTGTGCGGCACCGCCCTGTTTGCCCGCCGCCCACACAGCCTGCGCCTCTCGCTCGCCTTCCTCATCGCGGCGGCGGTGTTCTACATCCCCGCCAACACGCTGCCCATCATGATTTCGTCCAACCCTACCGTTACCGAAATCAGCACCATCATGGGCGGCATCATGTTTATGTGGGACAGCGGCGACCATGCCATCGCCGCGATTATCTTCTGCGCCAGCATCATGATTCCCGTGCTGAAAATCGGCATCATGGCCGTGCTGCTGCTGTGCGCCCGCTTCGGCGTGCCTTGGCCGGTGGAAAAAGTGTCGCTGCTCTACCGCATCACCGAAAAAATCGGCCGCTGGTCGATGATCGACATCTTCGTCGTCATCATCCTGATGAGCGCGTTCCACACCCCCATCGCCCGCGTAACCCCCGGCCCGGCCTCGCTCTACTTCTGCCTCGTCGTGCTGCTCACCATGCTCTCCGCCCACTACTTCGACCCCCGCCTGCTGTGGGACAAATGCGGAGCGAACGGCGAGCCGAATATCAACAGACCCTAA
- a CDS encoding phosphoadenylyl-sulfate reductase: protein MLRPQLWTIPAPPPSVYDALSAKTDRLRRRLHEAAAAHQRVKLASSLAVEDMVITHLIAAEKLPIAVFTLQTGRLNAETLALIDEVAQRYPDLDFCCYTPLSDDVAAYVAQHGENAFYESVALRRECCRIRKIEPLNRALADADAWLTGQRREQSVTRSTLPFAETDTARGIAKYNPIFDWTEHDVWAFVLQNGIPYNGLYRQGYPSIGCEPCTMPVKAGQDIRAGRWWWESRDSKECGLHK from the coding sequence ATGCTGCGCCCGCAACTGTGGACGATACCCGCGCCGCCGCCGTCGGTGTATGACGCGCTCTCCGCAAAAACCGACCGCCTGCGCCGCCGCCTGCACGAGGCCGCCGCCGCGCACCAACGCGTGAAACTCGCCAGCAGTCTGGCGGTGGAGGATATGGTGATCACCCACCTCATCGCCGCCGAAAAACTGCCGATTGCCGTGTTTACGCTGCAAACAGGCCGTCTGAACGCCGAAACGCTCGCGCTGATCGACGAAGTGGCACAGCGTTACCCCGATTTGGATTTTTGCTGCTACACGCCGCTTTCAGACGACGTGGCCGCCTATGTGGCGCAACACGGCGAAAACGCCTTTTACGAAAGCGTGGCCTTGCGCCGCGAGTGCTGCCGCATCCGTAAAATCGAACCGCTCAACCGCGCCCTTGCCGACGCGGACGCATGGCTTACCGGCCAGCGGCGCGAACAGTCGGTAACGCGCTCGACGCTGCCGTTTGCCGAAACCGACACCGCACGCGGCATCGCCAAATACAACCCGATTTTCGACTGGACGGAACACGACGTGTGGGCGTTTGTGTTGCAAAACGGCATTCCCTACAACGGCTTATACCGCCAAGGCTACCCCAGCATAGGCTGCGAACCCTGCACCATGCCCGTGAAAGCGGGGCAGGACATCCGCGCGGGGCGGTGGTGGTGGGAAAGCCGCGACAGCAAAGAATGCGGTTTGCACAAGTGA
- a CDS encoding assimilatory sulfite reductase (NADPH) flavoprotein subunit: protein MNPPNPLPDEIFSALSPLTPLQLAWLSGYCWAQAGGAADAPQRPSENTDPAVQAAAAPANITVLSASQTGNARAVAARLHEALLSRNLPATLVSCADYKPKNLAAERILLLVTSTQGEGEPPEEALSLFKLVNGKKAPDLGGLKFAVLGLGDSSYPKFCGAAVDFDSRLAALGGVRLLPRTDCDLEFQAEAEAWMAKIVPAVAAECKAAPAAQAAPQFSDGLSAEPSAYGKENPFPATLSVRQKITGRNSDKDVRHIELDLAGSGLQYTAGDALGVWFDNDGELVSRLLAAVSLTGDEAVDVNGENKTLRAALTHDYEISQNTPHFVKGYAELAGNAELAERAQADAAALVAEYPPVALAEHYPAQLTAEQLVSLLRLLTPRLYSIASAQDEVGDEVHLTVGVLNYESDGKPFTGAASGYLAERLPEEGQVRVFVERNPNFRLPENPDTPIIMIGCGTGIAPFRAFMQQRAADGAGGKNWLVFGNPHFTDDFLYQTEWQQFAKDGLLTKYSFAWSRDQKEKIYVQHRLQENGAQIWDWMKEGAHVYVCGDAAKMAKDVEAALLAVIAAHGGMDGDAADEYLDEMRQEKRYQRDVY, encoded by the coding sequence ATGAACCCACCCAACCCGCTGCCGGACGAAATTTTTTCCGCCCTCTCCCCGCTGACCCCGCTGCAACTGGCCTGGCTTTCGGGCTACTGCTGGGCGCAGGCGGGCGGTGCGGCAGACGCGCCGCAGAGGCCGTCTGAAAACACCGATCCCGCCGTACAGGCAGCCGCCGCCCCCGCCAATATCACCGTGTTGTCCGCCTCGCAAACGGGCAACGCCCGCGCCGTGGCCGCCCGTCTGCATGAAGCCCTGCTTTCGCGCAACCTGCCCGCCACGCTGGTGTCGTGCGCCGACTACAAGCCGAAAAACCTTGCTGCCGAGCGGATTCTGCTGCTGGTAACGTCCACGCAGGGCGAGGGCGAGCCGCCGGAAGAGGCGTTGAGCCTGTTCAAACTCGTCAACGGCAAAAAAGCCCCCGATTTGGGCGGGCTGAAATTCGCCGTTTTGGGGCTGGGCGACAGCAGCTATCCGAAATTCTGCGGCGCAGCGGTGGACTTCGATTCGCGCTTGGCCGCGCTCGGCGGCGTGCGCCTGCTGCCGCGCACGGACTGCGATTTGGAATTTCAGGCCGAGGCCGAGGCGTGGATGGCGAAAATCGTCCCCGCCGTTGCCGCCGAATGCAAAGCCGCCCCCGCCGCGCAGGCCGCGCCGCAGTTTTCAGACGGCCTCAGTGCCGAACCAAGCGCGTACGGCAAAGAAAACCCGTTCCCCGCCACCTTGTCCGTGCGCCAGAAAATCACCGGCCGCAATTCCGACAAAGACGTGCGCCATATCGAACTCGACCTTGCCGGCTCGGGTTTGCAATACACGGCGGGCGACGCGCTGGGCGTGTGGTTCGACAACGACGGCGAACTGGTCTCGCGCCTGTTGGCCGCCGTTTCGCTCACAGGCGACGAGGCCGTTGATGTAAACGGCGAGAACAAAACCCTGCGCGCAGCCCTCACGCACGATTACGAAATCAGCCAAAACACGCCGCACTTCGTCAAAGGCTATGCCGAACTGGCGGGCAACGCCGAACTGGCAGAGCGTGCACAGGCAGACGCTGCCGCGCTGGTGGCCGAATATCCGCCCGTTGCGCTGGCGGAGCACTACCCCGCCCAACTCACCGCCGAACAGCTTGTTTCCCTGCTGCGCCTGCTCACGCCGCGCCTGTATTCCATCGCCTCCGCGCAGGACGAAGTGGGCGACGAAGTGCATCTGACCGTGGGCGTGCTGAACTATGAAAGCGACGGCAAACCCTTTACCGGCGCGGCTTCCGGCTATCTGGCCGAACGGCTGCCCGAAGAGGGGCAGGTGCGCGTGTTTGTCGAACGCAACCCCAATTTCCGCCTGCCCGAAAATCCCGACACGCCGATTATTATGATCGGCTGCGGCACCGGCATCGCCCCCTTCCGCGCTTTTATGCAGCAGCGAGCCGCCGACGGTGCGGGCGGCAAAAACTGGCTGGTGTTCGGCAACCCGCATTTCACCGACGATTTTCTGTATCAGACCGAATGGCAGCAGTTTGCCAAAGACGGCCTGTTGACCAAATACAGCTTCGCCTGGTCGCGCGACCAGAAAGAAAAAATCTATGTGCAGCACCGTTTGCAGGAAAACGGCGCGCAGATTTGGGATTGGATGAAAGAGGGCGCGCATGTGTATGTGTGCGGCGACGCGGCCAAAATGGCCAAAGACGTGGAAGCCGCGCTGCTGGCCGTCATCGCGGCACACGGCGGCATGGACGGCGACGCGGCCGACGAATATCTGGACGAAATGCGGCAGGAAAAACGCTACCAGCGCGATGTTTATTGA
- the cysD gene encoding sulfate adenylyltransferase subunit CysD yields MSLQNNHLDWLEAESVYIIREVIANAQNPALLFSGGKDSVVLLALAVKAFQIQGRALKLPFKLLHVDTGHNYPEVIRFRDETVSRTGVELVVGSVEESIKKGTVVLRRDTDSRNAAQAVTLVEAIEENGFDALMGGARRDEEKARAKERIFSFRDEFGQWDPKNQRPELWDIYNTRLFAGENMRVFPISNWTELDIWQYIERENLALPPIYYAHEREVVERNGLLVPVTPLTPKREGEVSQLRSVRFRTVGDISCTCPVASTAATAADIVAETAAATVSERSATRMDDRVSEAAMEERKKQGYF; encoded by the coding sequence ATGAGCCTGCAAAACAACCATCTCGACTGGCTGGAAGCCGAGTCGGTGTACATCATCCGCGAAGTGATCGCCAACGCCCAAAACCCCGCGCTGCTGTTTTCCGGCGGCAAAGATTCCGTGGTGCTGCTCGCGCTGGCGGTGAAAGCCTTCCAAATCCAAGGCCGCGCCCTGAAACTGCCGTTCAAACTGCTGCACGTCGATACCGGCCACAACTACCCCGAAGTGATCCGTTTCCGCGACGAAACCGTATCGCGCACCGGCGTGGAGCTGGTGGTGGGCAGCGTGGAAGAATCGATTAAAAAAGGCACGGTCGTCTTGCGCCGCGACACCGATTCGCGCAACGCCGCGCAGGCGGTAACGCTGGTGGAAGCCATCGAAGAAAACGGCTTCGACGCGCTGATGGGCGGCGCGCGGCGCGACGAAGAAAAAGCCCGCGCCAAAGAGCGGATTTTTTCCTTCCGCGACGAATTCGGCCAGTGGGATCCGAAAAACCAACGCCCCGAGCTTTGGGACATCTACAACACACGGCTGTTTGCCGGCGAAAACATGCGCGTGTTCCCGATTTCCAACTGGACGGAACTGGACATCTGGCAATACATCGAACGCGAAAACCTCGCCCTGCCGCCGATTTACTACGCCCACGAGCGCGAAGTGGTGGAACGAAACGGCCTGCTCGTGCCGGTAACGCCGCTCACGCCCAAGCGCGAAGGCGAAGTGTCGCAATTGCGCAGCGTGCGTTTTCGCACCGTGGGCGACATTTCCTGCACCTGCCCCGTGGCCAGCACCGCCGCCACCGCCGCCGACATCGTGGCCGAAACCGCCGCCGCCACCGTGTCCGAGCGCAGTGCCACCCGCATGGACGACCGCGTTTCCGAAGCGGCGATGGAAGAGCGCAAAAAGCAGGGGTATTTTTAA